The following are encoded in a window of Oncorhynchus mykiss isolate Arlee chromosome 31, USDA_OmykA_1.1, whole genome shotgun sequence genomic DNA:
- the LOC110504650 gene encoding MORC family CW-type zinc finger protein 3 isoform X1, whose protein sequence is MARFSEHGIRLSSMSPSFLNSNSTSHTWPFSAVAELIDNASDPGVTARQIWIDVVEEQQQLCLAFTDNGSGMTPNKLHKMLSFGFTEKGSGKGSHQAIGVYGNGFKSGSMRLGRDALIFTKNGGCLTVGMLSQSYLQAIKAQAVIVPIVPFNQQTKVLVVTEDSEASLNAILTHSLIHTQKELLQHFDSILSKKGTKILIWNIRRNKDGKPELDFETDEFDIRMPEIHSEETKTRGRKKSFPGPQRTDHTIPEMDYSLRAYLSILYLKPRTQIILRQKKVQTKLVAKSLSQIENDVYKPQFNKDRVKVTFGFNRKNKDHYGIMMYHKNRLIKSYEKVGYQIKSSGQRAGVGVIGVIECNFLKPAHNKQDFEYTKEYRLTLSSLGLKLNDYWNEMMEKKAREREFLAAEKKNEEEDEEEEEEESPVWLQCEDCLRWRRVPEGHYSSTPEHWSCSQNPNTMLRSCSLPEEAEESEEELTPSYQKKTYKKDQGLVRKRGRPRKHHVLPQGLSEPVLLRPLPRDAPLPLTEPVLLRPLPPDAPLPLTEPVLLRPLPPDAPLHLLTEETENSEQNKPVAPLVATLEDDEDNMAPSKSGSETCAPTRACKRSYSRNKRKSIWPPRDMEKRPQPWAGPHPFADEIQDVQQPGKDCNEPQTLIGQTEKTKGEKAPLGATRGGLSQPSSSLAWPPSLTSAQTVVVSPLSRPEGPWPRALTLEGAGSERGALVQRLAGLEKEAQRLRRILGSNAPPATQDTVVMTEAASGDKASGGVGAETTVAMVTKQDQRECESSASPGTPGLVVDGIQSQREQPELGRLRREKADPQSRLRQTDSPVTRDQSSRIVQENLLKIRGNVVALLSAILPHLDLQGISLDTPDVDSILQQIIDANSLSPL, encoded by the exons ATGGCGAGGTTTAGCGAGCATGGGATTCGCCTCAGTTCC ATGAGTCCGTCCTTCCTGAATAGTAATTCAACAAGTCATACGTGGCCTTTCAGCGCAGTTGCAGAACTAATAG ATAATGCGTCAGACCCGGGCGTGACAGCCAGGCAGATCTGGATAGATGTGGTCGAGGAACAGCAACAGCTCTGTCTGGCCTTCACTGACAACGGCAGCGGCATGACCCCCAACAAACTGCACAAAATGCTCAG TTTTGGTTTCACAGAGAAAGGGTCTGGTAAGGGCAGCCACCAGGCCATCGGTGTCTATGGAAACGGCTTTAAGTCTGGCTCCATGCGTCTTGGTCGTGACGCTCTGATCTTCACTAAGAACGGAGGCTGTCTGACCGTCGGCATGCTGTCTCAGAGCTACTTACAGGCTATAAAGGCACAGGCTGTCATCGTCCCCATCGTGCCCTTCAACCAACAGACCA AGGTGCTGGTAGTGACTGAGGACTCTGAGGCCAGTCTGAATGCCATCCTGACCCACTCTCTGATCCACACCCAGAAGGAGCTGCTACAGCACTTTGACTCCATCCTCTCCAAGAAGGGCACTAAGATCCTCATCTGGAACATACGCAG GAACAAAGATGGTAAGCCGGAGCTGGATTTCGAGACAGATGAGTTTGACATCCGGATGCCAGAGATCCACTCAGAGGAGACCAAGACTAGAGGCAGGAAGAAGAGCTTCCCCGGACCGCAGAGGACTGACCACACCATCCCAGAGATGGACTACTCCCTGAGA GCCTACCTCAGCATCTTGTACCTGAAGCCTCGGACTCAGATCATCCTGCGACAGAAGAAGGTTCAGACCAAGCTGGTCGCCAAGAGCCTGTCGCAGATTGAGAACGATGTTTATAAACCCCAATTCAAT AAAGACAGAGTTAAGGTCACCTTTGGGTTCAACCGTAAGAACAAAGACCACTATGGCATCATGATGTACCACAAGAACCGCCTCATCAAGTCCTATGAGAAGGTTGGCTACCAGATCAAG TCGTCAGGTCAGAGGGCAGGGGTTGGGGTTATTGGAGTCATTGAGTGCAACTTCCTGAAGCCGGCTCACAACAAGCAAGACTTTGAATACACCAAAGAGTacag GCTGACCCTGTCGTCCCTGGGGCTGAAGCTCAACGACTACTGGAATGAGATGATGGAGAAAAAGGCGAGAGAACGAGAGTTCCTGGCAGCGGAGAAGAAGAatgaagaggaagatgaggaggaggaagaggagga GAGTCCAGTGTGGCTGCAGTGTGAGGACTGTCTGAGGTGGAGGCGTGTCCCAGAAGGCCACTACAGCTCCACCCCTGAACACTGGAGCTGCAGCCAGAACCCCAACACCATGCTCAg GAGCTGCTCTCTGccagaggaagcagaggagagtgaagaagagtTAACGCCAAGCTACCAGAAGAAGACCTACAAGAA GGACCAAGGCCTGGTCAGAAAACGAGGCCGTCCGCGGAAGCACCATGTACTCCCCCAAGGCCTGTCTGAGCCGGTCCTCCTCCGCCCTCTACCCCGTGATGCCCCCCTGCCTCTGACTGAACCGGTCCTCCTTCGCCCCCTACCCCCTGATGCCCCCCTCCCTCTGACTGAACCGGTCCTCCTCCGCCCTCTACCCCCTGATGCCCCCCTCCATCTGCTCACAGAGGAGACTGAGAACAGCGAGCAGAATAAGCCAGTGGCTCCACTGGTGGCCACTTTAGAGGATGACGAGGACAACATGGCACCGTCCAAGTCTGGGTCAGAGACATGCGCACCCACACGCGCATGCAAACGctcatacag cagaAACAAGCGGAAGTCAATATGGCCGCCCAGGGACATGGAAAAGAGACCACAACCATGGGCGGGTCCACACCCATTCGCTGACGAGATCCAAGATGTGCAACAACCTGGGAAAGACTGCAACGAACCACAGACACTGATTGGGCAGACAGAGAAGACCAAGGGGGAAAAGGCACCACTCGGGGCCACCAGAGGAGGCCTTTCCCAGCCCAGCTCCAGCCTTGCCtggcctccctccctcacttcagCCCAGACGGTGGTGGTGTCCCCCCTGAGTCGTCCGGAGGGCCCCTGGCCCCGGGCTCTGACCCTGGAGGGAGCTGGTTCAGAAAGGGGAGCCCTGGTCCAGAGACTGGCTGGACTGGAGAAGGAGGCTCAGAGGCTGAGGAGGATACTGGGTTCCAACGCACCCCCAGCAACGCAGGACACTGTGGTGATGACAGAGGCTGCCTCTGGGGATAAGGCATCTGGTGGGGTGGGGGCGGAGACAACAGTGGCCATGGTAACCAAACAGGACCAAAGGGAG TGTGAGAGCTCAGCTTCCCCTGGCACACCAGGGCTGGTTGTGGATGGCATCCAGTCCCAGAGAGAGCAGCCTGAGCTGGGCAGGCTGAGGAGGGAGAAGGCTGACCCCCAGAGCAGGCTGAGACAGACTGACAGCCCAGTGACCAGGGACCAGAGCTCCCG CATTGTGCAGGAGAACCTCCTCAAAATCCGAGGGAACGTGGTGGCTCTGCTGTCAGCCATCCTGCCCCACCTGGACCTGCAGGGCATCAGCCTGGATACGCCAGACGTAGACAGCATCCTGCAGCAGATCATAGACGCCAACTCACTGTCTCCACTCTAG
- the LOC110504650 gene encoding MORC family CW-type zinc finger protein 3 isoform X3 produces the protein MARFSEHGIRLSSMSPSFLNSNSTSHTWPFSAVAELIDNASDPGVTARQIWIDVVEEQQQLCLAFTDNGSGMTPNKLHKMLSFGFTEKGSGKGSHQAIGVYGNGFKSGSMRLGRDALIFTKNGGCLTVGMLSQSYLQAIKAQAVIVPIVPFNQQTKVLVVTEDSEASLNAILTHSLIHTQKELLQHFDSILSKKGTKILIWNIRRNKDGKPELDFETDEFDIRMPEIHSEETKTRGRKKSFPGPQRTDHTIPEMDYSLRAYLSILYLKPRTQIILRQKKVQTKLVAKSLSQIENDVYKPQFNKDRVKVTFGFNRKNKDHYGIMMYHKNRLIKSYEKVGYQIKSSGQRAGVGVIGVIECNFLKPAHNKQDFEYTKEYRLTLSSLGLKLNDYWNEMMEKKAREREFLAAEKKNEEEDEEEEEEESPVWLQCEDCLRWRRVPEGHYSSTPEHWSCSQNPNTMLRSCSLPEEAEESEEELTPSYQKKTYKKDQGLVRKRGRPRKHHVLPQGLSEPVLLRPLPRDAPLPLTEPVLLRPLPPDAPLPLTEPVLLRPLPPDAPLHLLTEETENSEQNKPVAPLVATLEDDEDNMAPSKSGRNKRKSIWPPRDMEKRPQPWAGPHPFADEIQDVQQPGKDCNEPQTLIGQTEKTKGEKAPLGATRGGLSQPSSSLAWPPSLTSAQTVVVSPLSRPEGPWPRALTLEGAGSERGALVQRLAGLEKEAQRLRRILGSNAPPATQDTVVMTEAASGDKASGGVGAETTVAMVTKQDQRECESSASPGTPGLVVDGIQSQREQPELGRLRREKADPQSRLRQTDSPVTRDQSSRIVQENLLKIRGNVVALLSAILPHLDLQGISLDTPDVDSILQQIIDANSLSPL, from the exons ATGGCGAGGTTTAGCGAGCATGGGATTCGCCTCAGTTCC ATGAGTCCGTCCTTCCTGAATAGTAATTCAACAAGTCATACGTGGCCTTTCAGCGCAGTTGCAGAACTAATAG ATAATGCGTCAGACCCGGGCGTGACAGCCAGGCAGATCTGGATAGATGTGGTCGAGGAACAGCAACAGCTCTGTCTGGCCTTCACTGACAACGGCAGCGGCATGACCCCCAACAAACTGCACAAAATGCTCAG TTTTGGTTTCACAGAGAAAGGGTCTGGTAAGGGCAGCCACCAGGCCATCGGTGTCTATGGAAACGGCTTTAAGTCTGGCTCCATGCGTCTTGGTCGTGACGCTCTGATCTTCACTAAGAACGGAGGCTGTCTGACCGTCGGCATGCTGTCTCAGAGCTACTTACAGGCTATAAAGGCACAGGCTGTCATCGTCCCCATCGTGCCCTTCAACCAACAGACCA AGGTGCTGGTAGTGACTGAGGACTCTGAGGCCAGTCTGAATGCCATCCTGACCCACTCTCTGATCCACACCCAGAAGGAGCTGCTACAGCACTTTGACTCCATCCTCTCCAAGAAGGGCACTAAGATCCTCATCTGGAACATACGCAG GAACAAAGATGGTAAGCCGGAGCTGGATTTCGAGACAGATGAGTTTGACATCCGGATGCCAGAGATCCACTCAGAGGAGACCAAGACTAGAGGCAGGAAGAAGAGCTTCCCCGGACCGCAGAGGACTGACCACACCATCCCAGAGATGGACTACTCCCTGAGA GCCTACCTCAGCATCTTGTACCTGAAGCCTCGGACTCAGATCATCCTGCGACAGAAGAAGGTTCAGACCAAGCTGGTCGCCAAGAGCCTGTCGCAGATTGAGAACGATGTTTATAAACCCCAATTCAAT AAAGACAGAGTTAAGGTCACCTTTGGGTTCAACCGTAAGAACAAAGACCACTATGGCATCATGATGTACCACAAGAACCGCCTCATCAAGTCCTATGAGAAGGTTGGCTACCAGATCAAG TCGTCAGGTCAGAGGGCAGGGGTTGGGGTTATTGGAGTCATTGAGTGCAACTTCCTGAAGCCGGCTCACAACAAGCAAGACTTTGAATACACCAAAGAGTacag GCTGACCCTGTCGTCCCTGGGGCTGAAGCTCAACGACTACTGGAATGAGATGATGGAGAAAAAGGCGAGAGAACGAGAGTTCCTGGCAGCGGAGAAGAAGAatgaagaggaagatgaggaggaggaagaggagga GAGTCCAGTGTGGCTGCAGTGTGAGGACTGTCTGAGGTGGAGGCGTGTCCCAGAAGGCCACTACAGCTCCACCCCTGAACACTGGAGCTGCAGCCAGAACCCCAACACCATGCTCAg GAGCTGCTCTCTGccagaggaagcagaggagagtgaagaagagtTAACGCCAAGCTACCAGAAGAAGACCTACAAGAA GGACCAAGGCCTGGTCAGAAAACGAGGCCGTCCGCGGAAGCACCATGTACTCCCCCAAGGCCTGTCTGAGCCGGTCCTCCTCCGCCCTCTACCCCGTGATGCCCCCCTGCCTCTGACTGAACCGGTCCTCCTTCGCCCCCTACCCCCTGATGCCCCCCTCCCTCTGACTGAACCGGTCCTCCTCCGCCCTCTACCCCCTGATGCCCCCCTCCATCTGCTCACAGAGGAGACTGAGAACAGCGAGCAGAATAAGCCAGTGGCTCCACTGGTGGCCACTTTAGAGGATGACGAGGACAACATGGCACCGTCCAAGTCTGG cagaAACAAGCGGAAGTCAATATGGCCGCCCAGGGACATGGAAAAGAGACCACAACCATGGGCGGGTCCACACCCATTCGCTGACGAGATCCAAGATGTGCAACAACCTGGGAAAGACTGCAACGAACCACAGACACTGATTGGGCAGACAGAGAAGACCAAGGGGGAAAAGGCACCACTCGGGGCCACCAGAGGAGGCCTTTCCCAGCCCAGCTCCAGCCTTGCCtggcctccctccctcacttcagCCCAGACGGTGGTGGTGTCCCCCCTGAGTCGTCCGGAGGGCCCCTGGCCCCGGGCTCTGACCCTGGAGGGAGCTGGTTCAGAAAGGGGAGCCCTGGTCCAGAGACTGGCTGGACTGGAGAAGGAGGCTCAGAGGCTGAGGAGGATACTGGGTTCCAACGCACCCCCAGCAACGCAGGACACTGTGGTGATGACAGAGGCTGCCTCTGGGGATAAGGCATCTGGTGGGGTGGGGGCGGAGACAACAGTGGCCATGGTAACCAAACAGGACCAAAGGGAG TGTGAGAGCTCAGCTTCCCCTGGCACACCAGGGCTGGTTGTGGATGGCATCCAGTCCCAGAGAGAGCAGCCTGAGCTGGGCAGGCTGAGGAGGGAGAAGGCTGACCCCCAGAGCAGGCTGAGACAGACTGACAGCCCAGTGACCAGGGACCAGAGCTCCCG CATTGTGCAGGAGAACCTCCTCAAAATCCGAGGGAACGTGGTGGCTCTGCTGTCAGCCATCCTGCCCCACCTGGACCTGCAGGGCATCAGCCTGGATACGCCAGACGTAGACAGCATCCTGCAGCAGATCATAGACGCCAACTCACTGTCTCCACTCTAG
- the LOC110504650 gene encoding MORC family CW-type zinc finger protein 3 isoform X4 — translation MARFSEHGIRLSSMSPSFLNSNSTSHTWPFSAVAELIDNASDPGVTARQIWIDVVEEQQQLCLAFTDNGSGMTPNKLHKMLSFGFTEKGSGKGSHQAIGVYGNGFKSGSMRLGRDALIFTKNGGCLTVGMLSQSYLQAIKAQAVIVPIVPFNQQTKVLVVTEDSEASLNAILTHSLIHTQKELLQHFDSILSKKGTKILIWNIRRNKDGKPELDFETDEFDIRMPEIHSEETKTRGRKKSFPGPQRTDHTIPEMDYSLRAYLSILYLKPRTQIILRQKKVQTKLVAKSLSQIENDVYKPQFNKDRVKVTFGFNRKNKDHYGIMMYHKNRLIKSYEKVGYQIKSSGQRAGVGVIGVIECNFLKPAHNKQDFEYTKEYRLTLSSLGLKLNDYWNEMMEKKAREREFLAAEKKNEEEDEEEEEEESPVWLQCEDCLRWRRVPEGHYSSTPEHWSCSQNPNTMLRSCSLPEEAEESEEELTPSYQKKTYKKDQGLVRKRGRPRKHHVLPQGLSEPVLLRPLPRDAPLPLTEPVLLRPLPPDAPLPLTEPVLLRPLPPDAPLHLLTEETENSEQNKPVAPLVATLEDDEDNMAPSKSGNKRKSIWPPRDMEKRPQPWAGPHPFADEIQDVQQPGKDCNEPQTLIGQTEKTKGEKAPLGATRGGLSQPSSSLAWPPSLTSAQTVVVSPLSRPEGPWPRALTLEGAGSERGALVQRLAGLEKEAQRLRRILGSNAPPATQDTVVMTEAASGDKASGGVGAETTVAMVTKQDQRECESSASPGTPGLVVDGIQSQREQPELGRLRREKADPQSRLRQTDSPVTRDQSSRIVQENLLKIRGNVVALLSAILPHLDLQGISLDTPDVDSILQQIIDANSLSPL, via the exons ATGGCGAGGTTTAGCGAGCATGGGATTCGCCTCAGTTCC ATGAGTCCGTCCTTCCTGAATAGTAATTCAACAAGTCATACGTGGCCTTTCAGCGCAGTTGCAGAACTAATAG ATAATGCGTCAGACCCGGGCGTGACAGCCAGGCAGATCTGGATAGATGTGGTCGAGGAACAGCAACAGCTCTGTCTGGCCTTCACTGACAACGGCAGCGGCATGACCCCCAACAAACTGCACAAAATGCTCAG TTTTGGTTTCACAGAGAAAGGGTCTGGTAAGGGCAGCCACCAGGCCATCGGTGTCTATGGAAACGGCTTTAAGTCTGGCTCCATGCGTCTTGGTCGTGACGCTCTGATCTTCACTAAGAACGGAGGCTGTCTGACCGTCGGCATGCTGTCTCAGAGCTACTTACAGGCTATAAAGGCACAGGCTGTCATCGTCCCCATCGTGCCCTTCAACCAACAGACCA AGGTGCTGGTAGTGACTGAGGACTCTGAGGCCAGTCTGAATGCCATCCTGACCCACTCTCTGATCCACACCCAGAAGGAGCTGCTACAGCACTTTGACTCCATCCTCTCCAAGAAGGGCACTAAGATCCTCATCTGGAACATACGCAG GAACAAAGATGGTAAGCCGGAGCTGGATTTCGAGACAGATGAGTTTGACATCCGGATGCCAGAGATCCACTCAGAGGAGACCAAGACTAGAGGCAGGAAGAAGAGCTTCCCCGGACCGCAGAGGACTGACCACACCATCCCAGAGATGGACTACTCCCTGAGA GCCTACCTCAGCATCTTGTACCTGAAGCCTCGGACTCAGATCATCCTGCGACAGAAGAAGGTTCAGACCAAGCTGGTCGCCAAGAGCCTGTCGCAGATTGAGAACGATGTTTATAAACCCCAATTCAAT AAAGACAGAGTTAAGGTCACCTTTGGGTTCAACCGTAAGAACAAAGACCACTATGGCATCATGATGTACCACAAGAACCGCCTCATCAAGTCCTATGAGAAGGTTGGCTACCAGATCAAG TCGTCAGGTCAGAGGGCAGGGGTTGGGGTTATTGGAGTCATTGAGTGCAACTTCCTGAAGCCGGCTCACAACAAGCAAGACTTTGAATACACCAAAGAGTacag GCTGACCCTGTCGTCCCTGGGGCTGAAGCTCAACGACTACTGGAATGAGATGATGGAGAAAAAGGCGAGAGAACGAGAGTTCCTGGCAGCGGAGAAGAAGAatgaagaggaagatgaggaggaggaagaggagga GAGTCCAGTGTGGCTGCAGTGTGAGGACTGTCTGAGGTGGAGGCGTGTCCCAGAAGGCCACTACAGCTCCACCCCTGAACACTGGAGCTGCAGCCAGAACCCCAACACCATGCTCAg GAGCTGCTCTCTGccagaggaagcagaggagagtgaagaagagtTAACGCCAAGCTACCAGAAGAAGACCTACAAGAA GGACCAAGGCCTGGTCAGAAAACGAGGCCGTCCGCGGAAGCACCATGTACTCCCCCAAGGCCTGTCTGAGCCGGTCCTCCTCCGCCCTCTACCCCGTGATGCCCCCCTGCCTCTGACTGAACCGGTCCTCCTTCGCCCCCTACCCCCTGATGCCCCCCTCCCTCTGACTGAACCGGTCCTCCTCCGCCCTCTACCCCCTGATGCCCCCCTCCATCTGCTCACAGAGGAGACTGAGAACAGCGAGCAGAATAAGCCAGTGGCTCCACTGGTGGCCACTTTAGAGGATGACGAGGACAACATGGCACCGTCCAAGTCTGG aAACAAGCGGAAGTCAATATGGCCGCCCAGGGACATGGAAAAGAGACCACAACCATGGGCGGGTCCACACCCATTCGCTGACGAGATCCAAGATGTGCAACAACCTGGGAAAGACTGCAACGAACCACAGACACTGATTGGGCAGACAGAGAAGACCAAGGGGGAAAAGGCACCACTCGGGGCCACCAGAGGAGGCCTTTCCCAGCCCAGCTCCAGCCTTGCCtggcctccctccctcacttcagCCCAGACGGTGGTGGTGTCCCCCCTGAGTCGTCCGGAGGGCCCCTGGCCCCGGGCTCTGACCCTGGAGGGAGCTGGTTCAGAAAGGGGAGCCCTGGTCCAGAGACTGGCTGGACTGGAGAAGGAGGCTCAGAGGCTGAGGAGGATACTGGGTTCCAACGCACCCCCAGCAACGCAGGACACTGTGGTGATGACAGAGGCTGCCTCTGGGGATAAGGCATCTGGTGGGGTGGGGGCGGAGACAACAGTGGCCATGGTAACCAAACAGGACCAAAGGGAG TGTGAGAGCTCAGCTTCCCCTGGCACACCAGGGCTGGTTGTGGATGGCATCCAGTCCCAGAGAGAGCAGCCTGAGCTGGGCAGGCTGAGGAGGGAGAAGGCTGACCCCCAGAGCAGGCTGAGACAGACTGACAGCCCAGTGACCAGGGACCAGAGCTCCCG CATTGTGCAGGAGAACCTCCTCAAAATCCGAGGGAACGTGGTGGCTCTGCTGTCAGCCATCCTGCCCCACCTGGACCTGCAGGGCATCAGCCTGGATACGCCAGACGTAGACAGCATCCTGCAGCAGATCATAGACGCCAACTCACTGTCTCCACTCTAG
- the LOC110504650 gene encoding MORC family CW-type zinc finger protein 3 isoform X2 gives MARFSEHGIRLSSMSPSFLNSNSTSHTWPFSAVAELIDNASDPGVTARQIWIDVVEEQQQLCLAFTDNGSGMTPNKLHKMLSFGFTEKGSGKGSHQAIGVYGNGFKSGSMRLGRDALIFTKNGGCLTVGMLSQSYLQAIKAQAVIVPIVPFNQQTKVLVVTEDSEASLNAILTHSLIHTQKELLQHFDSILSKKGTKILIWNIRRNKDGKPELDFETDEFDIRMPEIHSEETKTRGRKKSFPGPQRTDHTIPEMDYSLRAYLSILYLKPRTQIILRQKKVQTKLVAKSLSQIENDVYKPQFNKDRVKVTFGFNRKNKDHYGIMMYHKNRLIKSYEKVGYQIKSSGQRAGVGVIGVIECNFLKPAHNKQDFEYTKEYRLTLSSLGLKLNDYWNEMMEKKAREREFLAAEKKNEEEDEEEEEEESPVWLQCEDCLRWRRVPEGHYSSTPEHWSCSQNPNTMLRSCSLPEEAEESEEELTPSYQKKTYKKDQGLVRKRGRPRKHHVLPQGLSEPVLLRPLPRDAPLPLTEPVLLRPLPPDAPLPLTEPVLLRPLPPDAPLHLLTEETENSEQNKPVAPLVATLEDDEDNMAPSKSGSETCAPTRACKRSYRNKRKSIWPPRDMEKRPQPWAGPHPFADEIQDVQQPGKDCNEPQTLIGQTEKTKGEKAPLGATRGGLSQPSSSLAWPPSLTSAQTVVVSPLSRPEGPWPRALTLEGAGSERGALVQRLAGLEKEAQRLRRILGSNAPPATQDTVVMTEAASGDKASGGVGAETTVAMVTKQDQRECESSASPGTPGLVVDGIQSQREQPELGRLRREKADPQSRLRQTDSPVTRDQSSRIVQENLLKIRGNVVALLSAILPHLDLQGISLDTPDVDSILQQIIDANSLSPL, from the exons ATGGCGAGGTTTAGCGAGCATGGGATTCGCCTCAGTTCC ATGAGTCCGTCCTTCCTGAATAGTAATTCAACAAGTCATACGTGGCCTTTCAGCGCAGTTGCAGAACTAATAG ATAATGCGTCAGACCCGGGCGTGACAGCCAGGCAGATCTGGATAGATGTGGTCGAGGAACAGCAACAGCTCTGTCTGGCCTTCACTGACAACGGCAGCGGCATGACCCCCAACAAACTGCACAAAATGCTCAG TTTTGGTTTCACAGAGAAAGGGTCTGGTAAGGGCAGCCACCAGGCCATCGGTGTCTATGGAAACGGCTTTAAGTCTGGCTCCATGCGTCTTGGTCGTGACGCTCTGATCTTCACTAAGAACGGAGGCTGTCTGACCGTCGGCATGCTGTCTCAGAGCTACTTACAGGCTATAAAGGCACAGGCTGTCATCGTCCCCATCGTGCCCTTCAACCAACAGACCA AGGTGCTGGTAGTGACTGAGGACTCTGAGGCCAGTCTGAATGCCATCCTGACCCACTCTCTGATCCACACCCAGAAGGAGCTGCTACAGCACTTTGACTCCATCCTCTCCAAGAAGGGCACTAAGATCCTCATCTGGAACATACGCAG GAACAAAGATGGTAAGCCGGAGCTGGATTTCGAGACAGATGAGTTTGACATCCGGATGCCAGAGATCCACTCAGAGGAGACCAAGACTAGAGGCAGGAAGAAGAGCTTCCCCGGACCGCAGAGGACTGACCACACCATCCCAGAGATGGACTACTCCCTGAGA GCCTACCTCAGCATCTTGTACCTGAAGCCTCGGACTCAGATCATCCTGCGACAGAAGAAGGTTCAGACCAAGCTGGTCGCCAAGAGCCTGTCGCAGATTGAGAACGATGTTTATAAACCCCAATTCAAT AAAGACAGAGTTAAGGTCACCTTTGGGTTCAACCGTAAGAACAAAGACCACTATGGCATCATGATGTACCACAAGAACCGCCTCATCAAGTCCTATGAGAAGGTTGGCTACCAGATCAAG TCGTCAGGTCAGAGGGCAGGGGTTGGGGTTATTGGAGTCATTGAGTGCAACTTCCTGAAGCCGGCTCACAACAAGCAAGACTTTGAATACACCAAAGAGTacag GCTGACCCTGTCGTCCCTGGGGCTGAAGCTCAACGACTACTGGAATGAGATGATGGAGAAAAAGGCGAGAGAACGAGAGTTCCTGGCAGCGGAGAAGAAGAatgaagaggaagatgaggaggaggaagaggagga GAGTCCAGTGTGGCTGCAGTGTGAGGACTGTCTGAGGTGGAGGCGTGTCCCAGAAGGCCACTACAGCTCCACCCCTGAACACTGGAGCTGCAGCCAGAACCCCAACACCATGCTCAg GAGCTGCTCTCTGccagaggaagcagaggagagtgaagaagagtTAACGCCAAGCTACCAGAAGAAGACCTACAAGAA GGACCAAGGCCTGGTCAGAAAACGAGGCCGTCCGCGGAAGCACCATGTACTCCCCCAAGGCCTGTCTGAGCCGGTCCTCCTCCGCCCTCTACCCCGTGATGCCCCCCTGCCTCTGACTGAACCGGTCCTCCTTCGCCCCCTACCCCCTGATGCCCCCCTCCCTCTGACTGAACCGGTCCTCCTCCGCCCTCTACCCCCTGATGCCCCCCTCCATCTGCTCACAGAGGAGACTGAGAACAGCGAGCAGAATAAGCCAGTGGCTCCACTGGTGGCCACTTTAGAGGATGACGAGGACAACATGGCACCGTCCAAGTCTGGGTCAGAGACATGCGCACCCACACGCGCATGCAAACGctcatacag aAACAAGCGGAAGTCAATATGGCCGCCCAGGGACATGGAAAAGAGACCACAACCATGGGCGGGTCCACACCCATTCGCTGACGAGATCCAAGATGTGCAACAACCTGGGAAAGACTGCAACGAACCACAGACACTGATTGGGCAGACAGAGAAGACCAAGGGGGAAAAGGCACCACTCGGGGCCACCAGAGGAGGCCTTTCCCAGCCCAGCTCCAGCCTTGCCtggcctccctccctcacttcagCCCAGACGGTGGTGGTGTCCCCCCTGAGTCGTCCGGAGGGCCCCTGGCCCCGGGCTCTGACCCTGGAGGGAGCTGGTTCAGAAAGGGGAGCCCTGGTCCAGAGACTGGCTGGACTGGAGAAGGAGGCTCAGAGGCTGAGGAGGATACTGGGTTCCAACGCACCCCCAGCAACGCAGGACACTGTGGTGATGACAGAGGCTGCCTCTGGGGATAAGGCATCTGGTGGGGTGGGGGCGGAGACAACAGTGGCCATGGTAACCAAACAGGACCAAAGGGAG TGTGAGAGCTCAGCTTCCCCTGGCACACCAGGGCTGGTTGTGGATGGCATCCAGTCCCAGAGAGAGCAGCCTGAGCTGGGCAGGCTGAGGAGGGAGAAGGCTGACCCCCAGAGCAGGCTGAGACAGACTGACAGCCCAGTGACCAGGGACCAGAGCTCCCG CATTGTGCAGGAGAACCTCCTCAAAATCCGAGGGAACGTGGTGGCTCTGCTGTCAGCCATCCTGCCCCACCTGGACCTGCAGGGCATCAGCCTGGATACGCCAGACGTAGACAGCATCCTGCAGCAGATCATAGACGCCAACTCACTGTCTCCACTCTAG